GCACCCGGTGCCACCAACAAGCCTGCGAGAAGCACCATCGACAGCACCAGCGCCGAGCGCCGCCGTGGCCGATGAACAGCCGAGGAAGGACCAACCCATAGCCGGGCAGCAGTCACCACAAGTCCCCCGTTGATTACCGTGAATGAAGTCGCCGAACTGTAGAGATCACGATCACCTGCTGTAAAGATCCCTCACAACTTGCAAGGAGGATCCGGACACCTACACGCAGGGCAGGCACGAAAGCAACGCAGCGTGACCGGCCTGCACGCCCTGCCTGCAGGGCCTCGTGATCGCGAGGATTTCGTGACTGGCGTGCTCGGCGCTGGCACCTTCGAAGCCGCCGAAGAGGTCATCGCGGCGGCCGCCGTGTGCTGTCACTGGCCTCGCCGTTCGGCGCAAGGCAGCAGCGACGACCGCTCGATCACTCGCATGGGTGACGAACCGCCACAATCTCGTCTCCGGCCGCTAGCTTGGAAGAGGCCATGAGCAGGCAGGCGTGCCGATCGTGGAGGTCCCATGACGACGCGAACAGATGTGATCCCCGGCCAGCCCACCCTCACATCGTGGGCGACTCAACAACGGAGGTTCCGACCACGGCGGTTCACCCCGTCGCCGGAGGAGCTGCGGTTTGCGTTCTACGGCCGGATGTCCACCATCGATCATCAGGATCGAGCGTCGTCGTGCCGGTGGCAGCGCAACTACGCCGAGGACCTGGTTGCCGGCCACGGTCGGATCGTGGTCGAGTTCTTCGACGAGGGTGTCTCTCGCCGGATCGCGTGGCCGGACCGGCCGCAGGCGGCACGGCTGCTCGCCGCCATGGCTGAGCCGGCGCGCGGGTTCGACGCGATCGTCGTGGGTGAGTACGAACGCGCCTTCCACGGCCAGCAACTCGAACAACTGACCCCCACCTTGCTCAAGCATGGTGTGCAGCTGTGGCTGCCGGAAACCCACGGACCGGTGGACTTCGACAACCCCCGACAGGTGGCGCTGCTGGACCTGCTGGGCGTGCACTCCCAGCGGGAGGTGTCCCGGGCCCGGCACCGCACCACCGCCGCCATGCGCGCCCAAGCCGAACTCCAAGGACGGCATCTCGGTGGCCGACCACCCTACGGCTACCGCCTCGTGGACGCTGGTCCTCATCCGAACCGCGCCCACGCCGCCTGGGGACGCCGCCTGCACCGCCTGGAACCCGACCCGGCCACCGCACCCTGGGTCAGGTGGATCTTCGAGCAGCGGCTCGCCGGCTACAGCGTGGCCAGCATCGCCCGCGCCCTCAACGACACCGGCATACCCTGCCCGTCCGGCGCCGACCCGGCACGTAACCGCCACCGCAGCGGCCACCAATGGATGCTGACCACCGTCGCGGCGATCCTCGCCAACCCCCGCTACACCGGCCGCCAAGTGTGGAACCGGCAACGCACCGACCACGACGACATCGAGCCAGACGGCACCATCAGCCGACACCACGAAATCCAGCGCCGGAACGCCGCCCCACAGTGGGTCATCTCCCGCCAGATCGCCCACCCGCCACTGGTCACCGAGGCACAGTTCATCGCGGCCCAGGCCATCCACACCGCGCCCACCCCAGCTGACGGCGCTCCCCGCCGCTACCTCCTGGCCGGCCTCGTGTGCTGCGGCGTCTGCGGCCGCATCATGGACTCCCACTGGGTCCACGGCCGCCCCGGATACCGCTGCCGGCACGGCCACACCAGCAGCCGTACCAAGACCTCACCCCGACCGAAGATCCTCTACATCCGGGAAGACCACCTGCTCGACCGCATCCGACACGACCGCGGACTACACCGGCACCAGCCTGCGCTGCGCAGCCCCGACCCGGATAAGGTCGCCACCTACCTGCACACCAACAACATGATCATTGTGTGCGACCACCACGCATGGACCATCGAATCCGAGACCGCGGTACACACGCTCAACCGACACGGAAGCGGCTTCGCCGCCACAGCAAAAATCCCCGCCCAACGGGACGGGGATCACGCAAAACACGAAGAACTATCACGCTTCGTGTGGAAATAACGTGTCCGAGGGGGGACTTGAACCCCCACGCCCTATACGGGCACTAGCACCTCAAGCTAGCGCGTCTGCCATTCCGCCACCCGGACCTGCTCGCCCAGCCTACCCTGTCGGCCGGAGGCGACCTCGTCGCCCCTCGGCCGCCCTGGCGGGCCGCACGGGGCATTACTGTACACGGCCCGGATGGATCATGCACATCGCCGCAGCCTGGCCGATCATGCCGGGCATAACCGCAGGTCAGCGGCATGGTCGGCGGACTCGCTCGGCCGCCGGGCCGGGGCGCCGTAGTCGGCGGGTGGCGTCCGGCCACCGACTACGGGCAGCATTGCTGGCGTGTCCGACCCCTTCCCCCTGAGCGTCGCTCGGCACCAGGCGCTCGCCCTGCGTTCCGCCGGTGACCTGGCCACCGCCCGCCAGTTGCTGGAAGCCGCGGTCGAGTCGGCCCGTCCGGCGTACGGGGAGGACCACCCGGAGGTGCTGGAGAACGCCCATCTGCTGGCCCGGCTGCATCACGAGGCGGATGACCCGACCGCGGCCCGGCGGGTGCTGGAGGAGACGTACGCGGCCGGGGAGCGCGGGCGCGGCGACGCCGACCCGCTGATGCTGGCGGTCTCCTATGACCTGGCCGTGGTGGCCGAGGAGCTGGGCAACCGGCACGAGGCCCGCCGCAACTACAGCCGCGTCGCCACCGTCGGGCCCGCCGTGCTCGGTCCCGACCACCCCGCCGTACGCAACGCCCGTGAGTACCTCGGCGAGGGCGCTCCGGGACCGCAGCCGGACCTCGCCGGGCCGACCATGACCCTGCCGTCGGTGCCCGCCCCCCGCTCTCCGCACGCCGGGTCGGCGGCACCACCGGCCCGGGCTGTCCCCGCCGCGCCTATGCCGGCACCGCCCCTGACCGGGCCGGACCGGCCACTCCGTGGACCCGAAGTCCAGCCGCAGCCGCAGCCGCAGCCGACGATCGCACCGGCCGCCGCGCACGTCCCGGAACCGTCGCCCTGGGCACCGCCGTCCGCGGCGACGGTTCCGCCCCGGCCAGCGCCCGGACCGGCGACCAGCCCGGCCGTTCCCGCCCTCCCGCCCAGCCCCGCGCCGCTCCCGGCATCCTCCTCACCGTGGAGCCCGAGACCGGCACCGTGGAGCCCGGCACCCACCGCATCTCCCGGCCCTGCCTCCACTCCTGCCGACCCGACCTTCGCGCCACCCGGCCCGGCCGCCGCACCCCCGGTGCCGTCGTCCGCACCGGCGCCTCGAACGCCGCTGGGACCGCGGACGCCGTCACCGGTACCGCCGGTCGCCCCACCGGCGTCGGTCACCGCCCGACCGGCCGGCACGTCGGCGTCGGCCGGTGGAGCGGCAACACCTTCAGCGGAGGCACCCGTTGCGGCGCCTGGTGTACCGAGCGGGACGGGTGACCAGCAGCCGGGGGTGCGCGCACCTGGCTGGGCGAAGCCGACCATCGCGGTGCAGCAGATCGCCCCGCTGCTGGAGACGACGGCGCCGCCGACCGGGGCGACGATCCCGCCGGCACCGCCGGCTCGGACTCCGGTCGTCCCGAGCCCGGACGGGCCGCTCCCCCCGCCCCCGGTAGTGCCCCGGCTCCAGCGGAACGCATCCGCCAGCCCGACCCCGGCCGGCGGACTACCCGCCGGCACGTCGGCGGGGCCTCCGAACGGCCCGACCGGCATCGCCCACCCGACCAGCAGCGCTTCCTTTCCGACCAGCGGCGCTCCCACTACCGCCCCTCCGGTCAGCGGACCGCCCGGCTCCTACCCGACCAGCGGCGCGCCGGCCACCGCCCAGCCGACCAGCGGACCACCCGCCGTCTCCTACACGACCAGCGGCGTTCCCACCAACGCCCACCCGGCCGGCGGACCCGGGCCCTCCTACCCGACCGCGACGCCCTACCCGGCCCAGCAGGAACTCGGAGCACCCCAACCGGCGGGACGAGTGCCCGGAACGCCGGTCGGTGGCCCGCACGTCGATGCGCCGGCCGGACCACGTGCCAACGCGGCGGCCGGACCGCGAGTCGACGCGCCGGCCGAGCCGCCGCACCCGGTCGGCGGTCCGGCCTTCGGCCCGCCGCCGGTGAACCC
The Micromonospora sp. R77 DNA segment above includes these coding regions:
- a CDS encoding recombinase family protein, with amino-acid sequence MTTRTDVIPGQPTLTSWATQQRRFRPRRFTPSPEELRFAFYGRMSTIDHQDRASSCRWQRNYAEDLVAGHGRIVVEFFDEGVSRRIAWPDRPQAARLLAAMAEPARGFDAIVVGEYERAFHGQQLEQLTPTLLKHGVQLWLPETHGPVDFDNPRQVALLDLLGVHSQREVSRARHRTTAAMRAQAELQGRHLGGRPPYGYRLVDAGPHPNRAHAAWGRRLHRLEPDPATAPWVRWIFEQRLAGYSVASIARALNDTGIPCPSGADPARNRHRSGHQWMLTTVAAILANPRYTGRQVWNRQRTDHDDIEPDGTISRHHEIQRRNAAPQWVISRQIAHPPLVTEAQFIAAQAIHTAPTPADGAPRRYLLAGLVCCGVCGRIMDSHWVHGRPGYRCRHGHTSSRTKTSPRPKILYIREDHLLDRIRHDRGLHRHQPALRSPDPDKVATYLHTNNMIIVCDHHAWTIESETAVHTLNRHGSGFAATAKIPAQRDGDHAKHEELSRFVWK
- a CDS encoding tetratricopeptide repeat protein → MSDPFPLSVARHQALALRSAGDLATARQLLEAAVESARPAYGEDHPEVLENAHLLARLHHEADDPTAARRVLEETYAAGERGRGDADPLMLAVSYDLAVVAEELGNRHEARRNYSRVATVGPAVLGPDHPAVRNAREYLGEGAPGPQPDLAGPTMTLPSVPAPRSPHAGSAAPPARAVPAAPMPAPPLTGPDRPLRGPEVQPQPQPQPTIAPAAAHVPEPSPWAPPSAATVPPRPAPGPATSPAVPALPPSPAPLPASSSPWSPRPAPWSPAPTASPGPASTPADPTFAPPGPAAAPPVPSSAPAPRTPLGPRTPSPVPPVAPPASVTARPAGTSASAGGAATPSAEAPVAAPGVPSGTGDQQPGVRAPGWAKPTIAVQQIAPLLETTAPPTGATIPPAPPARTPVVPSPDGPLPPPPVVPRLQRNASASPTPAGGLPAGTSAGPPNGPTGIAHPTSSASFPTSGAPTTAPPVSGPPGSYPTSGAPATAQPTSGPPAVSYTTSGVPTNAHPAGGPGPSYPTATPYPAQQELGAPQPAGRVPGTPVGGPHVDAPAGPRANAAAGPRVDAPAEPPHPVGGPAFGPPPVNPAAPVGGSPSPEWATTSWSGVPAGHLADRPAPGHVEPPFPAYPGEQGGPPPAAYPMGAEPASRGRRRAVVAGGVAVAVAALVGVGAVVLGRDDPAPAPAPGPTGAAPEASGAPPGGLELRDDSTTITITWTDPTGGGVPFMVAGGRAGQRLGVMATVDAGQTSYTVNGLNARLDYCFTVLAVYSTDSFATSGQVCTDREGGRSPG